One Actinoplanes missouriensis 431 DNA segment encodes these proteins:
- a CDS encoding glycerol-3-phosphate dehydrogenase/oxidase translates to MMTALSPQYRDDALAALSGAEVDVLVIGGGVVGAGCALDAVTRGLTVGLVEARDFASGTSSRSSKLIHGGLRYLEMLDFGLVREALRERGLILQRLAPHLARPVRFLYPLKHRGWERLYAGAGVTLYDAMAASQALPHHRHLTRRGALRACPALRKDSLVGALQYYDGQLDDARHTMFLARTAAAYGAHVASRTEVVGFLREGERVTGVRVRDLEHDRTLEIRAQQVINATGVWTDDTQSLVGERGQFHVRASKGIHLVVPRDRIQSSTGLILRTATSVLFVIPWGRHWIVGTTDTDWNLDKAHPAASSKDIDYLLDEVNKVLSTPLERADVQGVYAGLRPLLSGESESTSKLSREHSVGSPVPGLVVVGGGKYTTYRVMARDAVDACVHSLARSVPRCVTDRVPLLGADGYPALWNRRGLLAASSGLHVARVEHLLGRYGSLITEVLDLIAADPDLGRPIEGAEDYLRAEFVYAAAAEGARHLVDVLTRRTRISIETFDRGVVAAPDAAELMGRVLGWTPEQREREVEHYRLRVEAERASQEQQDDETADAARLGAPDVVPVRLGF, encoded by the coding sequence ATGATGACTGCCCTTTCTCCGCAGTACCGGGACGACGCCCTGGCCGCGCTGAGCGGTGCCGAGGTCGACGTGCTGGTGATCGGCGGGGGAGTGGTCGGTGCGGGGTGCGCGCTCGACGCGGTCACACGGGGACTGACCGTGGGCCTCGTCGAGGCGCGCGACTTCGCCTCCGGCACCTCCAGCCGCTCCAGCAAGCTGATCCACGGCGGGCTGCGATACCTGGAAATGCTGGATTTCGGGCTGGTGCGTGAGGCGCTGCGGGAGCGGGGACTCATCCTGCAGCGCCTCGCGCCGCACCTGGCCCGCCCGGTCCGGTTCCTCTACCCGCTCAAACACCGAGGCTGGGAGCGGCTCTACGCCGGCGCCGGCGTCACCCTCTACGACGCGATGGCCGCGTCGCAGGCGCTGCCGCACCACCGGCACCTGACCCGGCGCGGCGCGCTCCGGGCCTGCCCGGCGCTGCGCAAGGACTCGCTGGTCGGCGCGCTGCAGTACTACGACGGGCAGCTCGACGACGCCCGGCACACCATGTTCCTGGCGCGCACCGCGGCCGCCTACGGCGCCCACGTCGCGTCGCGCACCGAAGTGGTCGGGTTCCTGCGCGAGGGCGAGAGGGTCACCGGGGTACGGGTCCGCGACCTCGAGCACGACCGGACCCTGGAGATCCGCGCCCAGCAGGTGATCAACGCGACCGGGGTGTGGACCGACGACACCCAGTCCCTGGTCGGCGAACGCGGCCAGTTCCACGTCCGCGCCTCCAAGGGCATCCACCTCGTGGTGCCCCGCGACCGGATCCAGTCCTCGACCGGGCTGATCCTGCGGACCGCCACCAGCGTGCTGTTCGTGATCCCCTGGGGCCGGCACTGGATCGTCGGCACCACCGACACCGACTGGAACCTCGACAAGGCGCACCCGGCCGCGTCCAGCAAGGACATCGACTACCTGCTGGACGAGGTCAACAAGGTGCTCTCCACGCCCCTGGAACGCGCCGACGTGCAGGGCGTCTACGCCGGGCTGCGGCCGCTGCTCTCCGGCGAGTCCGAGTCGACCTCGAAACTGTCCCGGGAGCACTCGGTGGGCAGCCCGGTGCCGGGACTGGTCGTGGTCGGCGGGGGCAAGTACACGACGTACCGGGTGATGGCCCGGGACGCCGTGGACGCGTGCGTGCACAGCCTGGCCCGCTCGGTGCCGCGCTGCGTGACGGACCGGGTGCCGCTGCTCGGCGCGGACGGGTACCCGGCGCTGTGGAACCGGCGCGGGCTGCTCGCCGCGTCGTCCGGGCTGCACGTGGCACGCGTCGAACACCTCCTCGGCCGGTACGGCTCGCTGATCACCGAGGTGCTCGACCTGATAGCCGCCGACCCGGACCTGGGCCGCCCGATCGAGGGCGCCGAGGATTATCTGCGAGCCGAGTTCGTCTACGCGGCGGCTGCCGAGGGCGCCCGGCACCTGGTGGACGTGCTCACCCGCCGTACCCGGATCTCCATCGAGACGTTCGACCGGGGTGTCGTGGCGGCGCCGGACGCGGCCGAGCTGATGGGACGGGTGCTGGGGTGGACACCCGAACAGCGCGAACGGGAGGTGGAGCACTACCGCCTGCGCGTCGAGGCGGAACGGGCGTCCCAGGAACAGCAGGACGACGAGACAGCGGACGCGGCCCGGCTCGGCGCCCCGGACGTGGTCCCGGTCCGCCTCGGATTCTGA
- the glpK gene encoding glycerol kinase GlpK, whose translation MADFVGAVDQGTTSTRFMIFDHGGNEVARHQLEHEQILPQAGWVEHNPIEIWERTVAVVRTAMQKANLSASDLAAVGITNQRETTVVWDRRTGRPYYNAIVWQDTRTDRIASALDRDGRGDVIRRKAGLPPATYFSGGKIQWILENVDGVREAAERGDAIFGNTDSWLIWNMTGGVDGGRHVTDVTNASRTMLMNLETLDWDDELLSFFGVPRRMLPEIRPSSDPAGFGVAHSPGPLGGDVPITGDLGDQQAATVGQVCFAPGEAKNTYGTGNFMLLNTGTNLVRSENGLLTTVCYKFGDAAPVYALEGSIAVTGSAVQWLRDQLHLINDAAQSETLAAQVADNGGVYFVPAFSGLFAPYWRSDARGAIVGLSRYNTGAHIARATLEAICYQTRDVVDAMAQDSGVTLDVLKVDGGITVNNLCMQIQADVLGVPVSRPVVAETTALGAAYAAGLAVGFWKSTDELRENWNESQRWQPNWSQEQREQGFGKWKKAVQRTLDWVDVD comes from the coding sequence GTGGCTGACTTCGTCGGCGCTGTTGATCAGGGAACCACCAGCACCCGTTTCATGATCTTCGACCATGGCGGCAACGAGGTGGCCCGCCACCAGCTCGAGCACGAGCAGATCCTGCCGCAGGCCGGCTGGGTCGAGCACAACCCGATCGAGATCTGGGAACGGACCGTCGCGGTCGTGCGGACCGCCATGCAGAAGGCCAACCTGTCGGCGAGCGACCTGGCCGCGGTCGGGATCACCAACCAGCGGGAGACCACGGTGGTGTGGGACCGCCGGACCGGCCGGCCGTACTACAACGCGATCGTCTGGCAGGACACCCGGACCGACCGGATCGCCTCCGCCCTGGACCGGGACGGGCGCGGTGACGTCATCCGCCGCAAGGCCGGCCTGCCCCCGGCCACCTACTTCTCCGGCGGCAAGATCCAGTGGATCCTGGAGAACGTCGACGGCGTCCGGGAGGCGGCCGAGCGCGGCGACGCGATCTTCGGCAACACCGACAGCTGGCTGATCTGGAACATGACCGGCGGTGTCGACGGCGGCCGGCACGTCACCGACGTGACGAACGCCAGCCGCACCATGCTGATGAACCTGGAGACGCTCGACTGGGACGACGAGCTGCTGTCGTTCTTCGGCGTCCCCCGCCGGATGCTGCCGGAGATCCGGCCGTCGTCCGACCCGGCGGGTTTCGGGGTGGCGCATTCGCCCGGCCCGCTCGGCGGCGACGTGCCGATCACCGGCGACCTCGGCGACCAGCAGGCCGCCACGGTGGGCCAGGTCTGCTTCGCGCCCGGAGAAGCCAAGAACACCTACGGTACGGGCAACTTCATGCTCCTGAACACCGGGACGAACCTGGTGCGCTCGGAGAACGGGCTGCTCACCACGGTCTGCTACAAGTTCGGCGACGCCGCGCCGGTCTACGCCCTGGAGGGCTCGATCGCGGTGACCGGCTCGGCCGTGCAGTGGCTGCGCGACCAGCTGCACCTGATCAACGACGCGGCCCAGAGCGAGACGCTCGCGGCGCAGGTCGCGGACAACGGCGGCGTCTACTTCGTGCCGGCGTTCTCCGGGCTGTTCGCGCCGTACTGGCGCTCCGACGCCCGCGGCGCGATCGTCGGCCTGTCCCGCTACAACACCGGCGCGCACATCGCCCGGGCCACCCTGGAAGCGATCTGCTACCAGACCCGCGACGTGGTCGACGCGATGGCCCAGGACTCCGGCGTCACCCTCGACGTGCTCAAGGTGGACGGCGGGATCACGGTCAACAACCTGTGCATGCAGATCCAGGCGGACGTGCTCGGCGTGCCGGTCAGCCGCCCGGTGGTGGCCGAGACGACCGCGCTGGGCGCCGCGTACGCGGCCGGCCTGGCGGTCGGGTTCTGGAAGTCCACCGACGAGCTGCGGGAGAACTGGAACGAGTCGCAGCGCTGGCAGCCGAACTGGTCGCAGGAACAACGCGAGCAGGGCTTCGGCAAGTGGAAGAAGGCGGTGCAGCGAACCCTCGACTGGGTGGATGTGGACTGA
- a CDS encoding MIP/aquaporin family protein, with protein MATRPKIPGIAGEFLAEFAGTMILILFGVGVVAQVAAAGIGDHDSIAWAWGLGVTFGVYVAARISGAHLNPAVTIALAVFKGFEWKKVAPYIVAQFLGAFVAALLVRWNYTEALHAADPGLTIKTQGVFSTLPGNGTLPFSEWGAFRDQIIGTAILLFLILAVTDVLSTPPQANLAPFIIGLIVVGIGMAWGTAAGYAINPARDFGPRLASYLTGYEGAFRDQTGYLYFWVPIVAPIIGGVLGAGLYKVLVGRFLPAEEPPEPGRIPTPRGDENVEAHRG; from the coding sequence ATGGCCACACGTCCCAAGATTCCCGGAATCGCCGGCGAGTTCCTGGCGGAGTTCGCCGGCACGATGATCCTCATTCTCTTCGGTGTGGGCGTGGTGGCGCAGGTCGCCGCCGCCGGCATCGGGGACCACGACAGCATCGCCTGGGCCTGGGGCCTGGGCGTCACGTTCGGCGTCTACGTCGCGGCGCGGATCAGCGGCGCGCACCTCAATCCCGCGGTCACCATCGCGCTCGCGGTCTTCAAGGGCTTCGAGTGGAAGAAGGTGGCGCCGTACATCGTCGCCCAGTTCCTCGGCGCGTTCGTCGCCGCGCTGCTGGTGCGCTGGAACTACACCGAGGCCCTGCACGCGGCGGACCCCGGCCTGACCATCAAGACGCAGGGCGTCTTCTCCACGCTGCCCGGCAACGGGACCCTGCCGTTCAGCGAGTGGGGCGCCTTCCGCGACCAGATCATCGGCACCGCGATCCTGCTGTTCCTGATCCTCGCGGTCACCGATGTGCTCAGCACGCCGCCGCAGGCGAACCTGGCGCCGTTCATCATCGGCCTGATCGTCGTCGGCATCGGCATGGCGTGGGGCACCGCGGCCGGCTACGCGATCAACCCGGCCCGCGACTTCGGTCCGCGCCTGGCAAGTTACCTGACCGGGTACGAGGGCGCGTTCCGAGATCAGACGGGGTATCTCTATTTCTGGGTGCCGATAGTCGCGCCGATCATCGGTGGTGTCCTCGGCGCCGGCCTGTACAAAGTTCTGGTCGGACGCTTCCTGCCCGCGGAGGAGCCTCCGGAGCCGGGCAGGATACCGACACCCCGTGGTGACGAGAACGTGGAGGCACACCGTGGCTGA
- a CDS encoding IclR family transcriptional regulator encodes MPGTVQAIERAAAILRTLATGPGRLGLSEIARTLDLAKGTTHGILRTLQLVGFVEQDRNSGQYQLGGALLHLGTSYLDINELRSRSINWADPLAARSGESVRIGTVLEGEVLVVHHVFRPDDTFQTLDVGTLLPLHATALGKVLLAYRAGGAVARADLEAFTRRTLVDPRALTSALEGVRETGWAAEIEEMTLGQAAIAAPIRGYGGLVVGAIGISGPVERLCDSRYRPHPHLITYVRDAARAVSRDLGATR; translated from the coding sequence ATGCCGGGAACCGTACAGGCGATCGAACGGGCGGCCGCGATCCTGCGGACGCTCGCGACCGGGCCCGGCCGGCTGGGGCTCTCCGAGATCGCCCGCACCCTCGACCTGGCGAAAGGCACCACCCACGGCATCCTGCGCACCCTGCAGCTTGTCGGCTTCGTCGAGCAGGACCGCAACTCCGGTCAATATCAGCTCGGCGGCGCCCTGCTGCATCTCGGCACCAGCTACCTGGACATCAACGAGCTGCGCTCCCGCTCGATCAACTGGGCGGATCCGCTCGCCGCGCGCAGCGGGGAATCGGTGCGGATCGGCACGGTGCTGGAGGGCGAGGTGCTGGTCGTGCACCACGTCTTCCGGCCGGACGACACGTTTCAGACGCTCGACGTCGGCACGCTGCTGCCGCTGCACGCCACCGCCCTCGGGAAGGTGCTGCTCGCGTACCGGGCCGGTGGGGCGGTGGCGCGCGCCGACCTGGAGGCGTTCACCCGCCGGACGCTCGTCGACCCCCGGGCCCTCACATCCGCCCTGGAGGGCGTCCGCGAGACCGGGTGGGCGGCGGAGATCGAGGAGATGACGCTCGGCCAGGCGGCCATCGCGGCCCCGATCCGGGGGTACGGGGGACTCGTCGTCGGCGCGATCGGGATATCCGGCCCGGTCGAGCGGCTCTGCGACAGCCGGTACCGCCCGCACCCGCATCTGATCACCTACGTCCGGGACGCCGCCCGCGCGGTCTCCCGCGACCTGGGCGCCACACGATAG
- the glpK gene encoding glycerol kinase GlpK, which produces MTERFVVAIDQGTTSTRCIVFDRRGQLVSLAQQEHKQYFPRPGWVEHDAAEIWRNVERLAPRALRRAGIGLDQVAALGIANQRETTVLWDAVTGVPIGRAIIWQDTRTDGLVHELAARPGAKETEERAGLPLATYFSGPRLKWILDHTPGLRERAERSEVLCGTMETWLIWNLTGGLHVTDVTNASRTMLLDVRTLDWSPESLAFFGIPAAMLPEVRPSVGVFGTATAAFPGVRIGAALGDQQAALFGQTCFTPGEAKCTYGTGSFLLLNTGTELVRSRNGLLTTVAYQIAGEPAAYALEGSIAITGSLVQWFRDQLELISSAPEIETLARTVADNGGCYIVPAFSGLYAPYWRSEARGVIVGLTSYITKGHLARAVLEATAWQTREVVDAMNASSGLALRTLKVDGGMTADNLLMQMIANVLDVPLVRPLAVETVSLGAAYAAGLAVGHWPDLDGLRSNWHIAGQWMPAMDPAVRATEYANWRRAVERTFDWIQPA; this is translated from the coding sequence ATGACCGAGCGATTCGTGGTCGCGATCGACCAGGGCACCACCTCGACCCGCTGCATCGTCTTCGACCGGCGCGGCCAGCTGGTCTCGCTGGCCCAGCAGGAGCACAAGCAGTACTTCCCCCGGCCCGGCTGGGTGGAGCACGACGCCGCGGAGATCTGGCGCAACGTGGAACGGCTCGCCCCGCGGGCGCTGCGCCGGGCCGGGATCGGCCTCGATCAGGTGGCCGCCCTCGGCATCGCCAACCAGCGGGAGACCACCGTGCTCTGGGACGCGGTCACCGGCGTGCCGATCGGGCGGGCGATCATCTGGCAGGACACCCGCACCGACGGCCTGGTCCACGAGCTCGCCGCCCGGCCGGGGGCGAAGGAGACCGAGGAGCGGGCGGGACTGCCGCTGGCCACGTACTTCTCCGGTCCTCGTCTGAAATGGATCCTGGACCACACGCCGGGCCTGCGGGAACGCGCCGAGCGTAGCGAGGTCCTCTGCGGAACCATGGAGACCTGGCTGATCTGGAACCTCACCGGCGGCCTGCACGTCACCGACGTCACCAACGCGAGCCGGACCATGCTGCTCGACGTGCGGACGCTGGACTGGTCGCCTGAGTCGCTCGCGTTCTTCGGCATCCCGGCGGCCATGCTGCCCGAGGTGCGGCCGTCGGTCGGCGTCTTCGGCACGGCCACCGCGGCCTTCCCCGGGGTACGGATCGGAGCGGCGCTCGGCGACCAGCAGGCGGCCCTGTTCGGGCAGACCTGCTTCACCCCGGGCGAGGCCAAGTGCACGTACGGGACCGGCAGTTTCCTGCTGCTCAACACCGGCACCGAGCTGGTCCGCTCCCGGAACGGGCTGCTCACCACGGTCGCCTACCAGATCGCCGGCGAACCGGCCGCGTACGCCCTGGAGGGCTCGATAGCGATCACCGGCTCGCTGGTCCAGTGGTTCCGCGACCAGCTGGAGCTGATCTCCAGCGCGCCGGAGATCGAGACGCTGGCGCGAACCGTCGCCGACAACGGCGGCTGCTACATCGTCCCGGCGTTCTCCGGGCTCTACGCGCCGTACTGGCGCAGCGAGGCGCGCGGCGTCATCGTGGGCCTGACCTCGTACATCACCAAGGGACACCTGGCCCGCGCGGTGCTGGAGGCGACCGCCTGGCAGACCCGCGAGGTGGTCGACGCGATGAACGCGAGCTCCGGGCTGGCCCTGCGCACGCTCAAGGTGGACGGCGGGATGACCGCCGACAACCTGCTCATGCAGATGATCGCGAACGTGCTGGACGTGCCGCTGGTCCGGCCGCTGGCCGTGGAGACGGTGTCGCTGGGCGCCGCGTACGCGGCCGGGCTGGCCGTCGGTCACTGGCCGGACCTGGACGGGCTGCGCAGCAACTGGCACATCGCCGGCCAGTGGATGCCGGCCATGGATCCGGCGGTGCGCGCCACCGAGTACGCCAACTGGCGCCGCGCGGTGGAGCGCACCTTCGACTGGATCCAGCCCGCCTGA
- a CDS encoding hemerythrin domain-containing protein encodes MTSAPSTGDVIDVLIADHRDVTALIGNIKSVKDPMIRRDLTDTAISELVRHAVAEEMYIYPAMKDHLPDGDKAVEHDVEEHKELEETMKRLEDVDVSSAEFEQALAKLEEVLADHVRDEEDEQFPELRRHVPAEKLVELAGKVETAKKLAPTRPHPGAPNAELFHKLVGPGVGLVDRLRDKLSGRATK; translated from the coding sequence ATGACGAGCGCCCCGAGCACCGGTGACGTGATCGACGTCCTGATCGCCGACCACCGGGACGTCACCGCGCTGATCGGCAACATCAAGTCGGTGAAGGACCCGATGATCCGCCGCGATCTGACCGACACCGCGATCAGCGAGCTGGTCCGGCACGCGGTCGCCGAGGAGATGTACATCTACCCCGCGATGAAGGACCACCTGCCGGACGGCGACAAGGCCGTCGAGCACGACGTCGAGGAGCACAAGGAGCTCGAGGAGACGATGAAGCGCCTGGAGGACGTCGACGTCTCGTCGGCCGAGTTCGAGCAGGCGCTGGCCAAGCTCGAGGAGGTGCTCGCCGACCACGTGCGCGACGAGGAGGACGAGCAGTTCCCCGAGCTCCGCCGGCACGTGCCGGCGGAGAAGCTGGTGGAGCTCGCCGGCAAGGTGGAGACCGCGAAGAAGCTGGCGCCGACCCGGCCGCACCCGGGCGCGCCGAACGCCGAGCTCTTCCACAAGCTGGTCGGCCCCGGCGTCGGCCTGGTGGACCGGCTGCGCGACAAGCTGAGCGGCCGGGCCACCAAGTAA
- a CDS encoding ATP-binding protein: MPDPVEWLAALDADPQGWALATAVRADGGAGEIVDFELRYVNEAGARLTGRTRAELIGGRYRELWPETAGPPPVPREALSASTARRFTSDMLAAWDLTALLEDALLMLGELITNAIQHTVGDVVVELRTDGALRIAVSDPSNRLPVPRTPGPESENGRGLLIVERLAAGWGTAMLPAGGKQVWFELPLP, from the coding sequence GTGCCCGACCCCGTGGAGTGGCTCGCCGCCCTGGACGCCGATCCGCAGGGCTGGGCGCTGGCCACGGCCGTCCGGGCGGACGGCGGCGCCGGTGAGATCGTCGACTTCGAGCTGCGGTACGTGAACGAGGCGGGCGCCCGGCTGACCGGCCGGACCCGGGCCGAGCTGATCGGCGGCCGGTACCGGGAGCTGTGGCCGGAGACCGCTGGTCCGCCGCCGGTTCCGCGCGAGGCGCTCAGCGCGTCCACCGCCCGCCGGTTCACCAGTGACATGCTCGCCGCCTGGGACCTCACCGCGCTGCTCGAGGACGCCCTGCTGATGCTCGGCGAGCTGATCACCAACGCGATCCAGCACACCGTCGGGGACGTGGTGGTGGAGCTGCGCACGGACGGGGCGCTGCGCATCGCGGTGAGCGACCCGAGCAACCGTCTCCCGGTGCCGCGGACCCCCGGCCCGGAGAGCGAGAACGGGCGCGGCCTGCTGATCGTCGAGCGCCTGGCCGCCGGCTGGGGCACCGCGATGCTCCCGGCCGGCGGCAAACAGGTCTGGTTCGAGCTGCCCCTGCCCTGA
- a CDS encoding zinc ribbon domain-containing protein: MFLLFGISSKDHMVGTHLMNCEICGWQAPQQLLKRTTRFTLFFIPLFPVKAAKYFLVCGHCRGFRETDPHRMGLAVH; the protein is encoded by the coding sequence ATGTTCTTGTTGTTCGGAATCAGCTCGAAGGACCACATGGTCGGCACGCACCTGATGAACTGCGAGATCTGCGGGTGGCAGGCGCCGCAGCAGCTGTTGAAACGGACCACCCGGTTCACCCTGTTCTTCATCCCGCTCTTCCCGGTCAAGGCCGCGAAGTACTTCCTGGTGTGCGGGCACTGCCGGGGTTTCCGCGAGACCGACCCGCACCGGATGGGCCTGGCCGTGCACTGA
- a CDS encoding YncE family protein encodes MAGPSLVIRFGAGRITMALDDDTASGLPALSHRDSAIRPGSTPAELSALLAEVLRQAGPPVPRRLTVIHPVGWEEAHRTAMTRATAAAGVSGPSFLIGPVAVAHSVATGLRRRRAAAVVTLGGPVAEVAVVVRTRSGFTVVGEPSSVLVPHTPEGRRRVVGELLTTVSGAGLTSEQLAGVYVVGDTEPGAPLAAEIQKTLGVATSARRELENAAVDGALSAYPRNRRRSGWRRTLLAAAAVIALLGAAVAGVQARGGPEAAGARFVAATAAPAPLVHLLDPDAGTLITLDTATGRTTPASPLPASEADWFRLTPDGRTAVTGNIDGVTLIDTATRRVRHHVHLTGATSTVISADSRTVYVLTWPDPARPAMIVPVDTATGTAGTPIPAGRRAGQPAGGPDGVIYLLEPARKGADARLSIVETATGSRRQIALHPSSREIALTPDGRTLYVAADRRLSSYDTVTGTMRAPITLPRRITAMAVTPDGRSLYALGAGAAVAVDVATGRVRAEIPLPGVGNAWRLSAAPGGRRVYAYGSTDVPAIGWIDTATDRAGPPITVGAQPWEIVHRADGDASYVLTRAPGNRSALVTVDAVSGTAGRVFDLPAGPVVIATPG; translated from the coding sequence GTGGCAGGACCGAGCCTGGTCATCCGGTTCGGTGCCGGGCGGATCACGATGGCGCTCGACGACGACACCGCGAGCGGCCTTCCGGCGCTCTCCCACCGAGACAGCGCGATCCGGCCCGGCAGCACGCCGGCCGAGTTGTCCGCGCTCCTCGCCGAGGTGCTGCGGCAGGCCGGGCCGCCGGTGCCGCGCCGGCTCACGGTGATCCACCCGGTGGGGTGGGAGGAGGCGCACCGGACCGCGATGACCCGCGCCACGGCCGCCGCCGGGGTGTCCGGTCCGTCGTTCCTGATCGGTCCGGTCGCGGTGGCCCACTCGGTCGCCACCGGCCTGCGGCGGCGGCGGGCCGCGGCGGTGGTCACCCTGGGCGGCCCGGTCGCGGAGGTCGCGGTCGTCGTGCGTACGCGGTCCGGCTTCACCGTTGTCGGCGAGCCCTCGAGCGTGCTGGTCCCGCACACCCCGGAGGGCCGTCGCCGGGTGGTCGGCGAACTGCTCACCACGGTCTCCGGGGCGGGTCTCACCTCGGAGCAGCTCGCCGGGGTCTACGTGGTGGGCGACACCGAGCCGGGCGCGCCCCTGGCGGCGGAGATCCAGAAGACGCTCGGGGTGGCGACGTCGGCGCGCCGGGAATTGGAGAACGCCGCGGTGGACGGGGCGCTCAGCGCGTACCCCCGCAATCGCCGGCGCAGCGGGTGGCGCCGCACCCTGCTGGCCGCCGCCGCGGTGATCGCGCTGCTCGGCGCCGCGGTCGCCGGTGTGCAGGCGCGCGGCGGACCGGAGGCGGCCGGGGCCCGGTTCGTGGCCGCCACCGCCGCGCCCGCGCCGCTCGTGCACCTGCTCGATCCCGACGCCGGGACGCTGATCACGCTGGACACCGCGACCGGCCGCACCACTCCGGCGTCCCCGCTGCCGGCCAGTGAGGCCGACTGGTTCCGGCTCACGCCGGACGGGCGGACCGCGGTGACCGGCAACATCGACGGCGTCACGCTGATCGACACGGCGACCCGCCGGGTACGCCACCACGTCCACCTGACCGGCGCCACCAGCACGGTGATCTCCGCCGACAGCCGGACCGTCTACGTGCTTACCTGGCCGGACCCGGCCCGCCCGGCCATGATCGTGCCGGTCGACACCGCCACCGGCACCGCGGGCACACCCATCCCGGCGGGCCGGCGGGCCGGTCAGCCGGCCGGCGGACCGGACGGCGTGATCTACCTGCTGGAGCCGGCCCGCAAGGGCGCGGACGCCCGGCTGAGCATCGTCGAGACCGCCACCGGCTCCCGCCGCCAGATCGCGCTGCACCCGAGCTCGCGGGAGATCGCGCTGACCCCGGACGGGCGGACGCTCTATGTGGCGGCGGACCGGCGGCTGAGCTCCTACGACACGGTCACCGGCACGATGCGGGCGCCGATCACGCTGCCCCGCCGGATCACCGCGATGGCCGTCACGCCGGACGGGCGGTCGCTCTACGCGCTCGGCGCCGGCGCCGCGGTCGCGGTCGACGTGGCCACCGGCCGGGTGCGCGCCGAGATCCCGCTGCCCGGCGTCGGCAACGCGTGGCGCCTCAGCGCCGCGCCGGGCGGCCGCCGGGTGTACGCCTACGGCAGCACCGACGTCCCCGCGATCGGCTGGATCGACACCGCCACCGACCGGGCCGGCCCGCCGATCACCGTCGGCGCGCAGCCGTGGGAGATCGTGCACCGCGCCGACGGGGACGCGTCCTACGTGCTGACCCGGGCGCCCGGCAACCGGTCGGCGCTGGTCACCGTCGACGCGGTGAGCGGGACGGCGGGCCGGGTGTTCGACCTGCCGGCGGGGCCTGTCGTGATCGCGACCCCCGGCTGA
- a CDS encoding MFS transporter produces MGRGFGWLWAAYAVSTLGTWLAFDAFSLIAILALDAGPAQVSLLAAAGLAVGALTAIPLGPWVEFRRKRPVMVGADLVRFAAMASVPVAYVLHVLTFGQLLVVSMVAVTADITFRAASGAFLKWLVPRDALLEANARFETTTWTATVLGPPLGGAAIKLFGPVLTVAANAVSFLVSALFLRGAGDREPPPPARPARRISRADLATGWRHLLADPPLRRLYLNTVLVNGLIMATAPLLAVLMLGTLGFPPWQYGLAFAVPCLGGLLGSRLARPLALRYGRTRVLRVAGVLRVCWSVPLALITTGPAGLATVMVAEFLLILSASVFSPLMSTERLDRTPQDRVARVLAAWTVTDKTTVAALTALWGLLAAAAGTRVAIGAAGLLLLATPIFLIGPNTSVPRPAADKNSRDSQFDSRGR; encoded by the coding sequence ATGGGGCGTGGCTTCGGATGGCTGTGGGCGGCGTACGCGGTCAGCACCCTCGGCACCTGGCTGGCGTTCGACGCGTTCTCACTGATCGCGATCCTCGCCCTGGACGCCGGCCCGGCCCAGGTCAGCCTGCTCGCGGCGGCCGGTCTCGCCGTCGGCGCGCTGACCGCGATCCCGCTCGGCCCGTGGGTGGAGTTCCGCCGCAAACGGCCGGTGATGGTCGGCGCCGACCTGGTGCGGTTCGCCGCGATGGCGAGCGTGCCCGTCGCCTACGTCCTCCACGTGCTCACTTTCGGTCAGCTGCTCGTGGTGTCGATGGTGGCGGTGACCGCCGACATCACGTTCCGGGCGGCCTCCGGGGCGTTCCTGAAGTGGCTCGTCCCCCGGGACGCCCTGCTGGAGGCGAACGCCCGGTTCGAGACCACCACGTGGACCGCCACCGTGCTCGGCCCGCCGCTCGGCGGCGCCGCGATCAAGCTCTTCGGCCCGGTGCTCACGGTCGCCGCCAACGCGGTGAGCTTCCTGGTCTCGGCGCTGTTCCTGCGCGGCGCCGGCGATCGTGAGCCGCCGCCGCCCGCGCGCCCGGCCCGGCGGATCAGCCGGGCCGACCTCGCGACCGGCTGGCGCCACCTGCTGGCCGACCCGCCGCTGCGCCGGCTCTACCTCAACACGGTGCTGGTCAACGGGCTGATCATGGCGACCGCCCCGCTGCTGGCGGTGCTGATGCTGGGCACGCTCGGCTTCCCGCCGTGGCAGTACGGGCTGGCGTTCGCCGTACCGTGCCTCGGTGGTCTTCTCGGCTCCCGCCTGGCCCGGCCGCTGGCCCTGCGGTACGGCCGCACCCGGGTCCTGCGGGTGGCCGGCGTGCTGCGGGTGTGCTGGTCGGTGCCGCTCGCGCTGATCACAACCGGACCCGCCGGGCTGGCGACCGTGATGGTCGCCGAGTTCCTGCTGATCCTCAGCGCCTCGGTGTTCAGCCCGCTGATGTCGACCGAGCGCCTCGACCGGACCCCGCAGGACCGGGTTGCCCGGGTCCTCGCCGCCTGGACCGTCACCGACAAGACGACGGTCGCGGCGCTGACCGCGCTCTGGGGCCTGCTCGCCGCCGCGGCCGGCACCCGGGTCGCGATCGGGGCGGCCGGGCTGCTGCTCCTGGCGACCCCGATATTTCTGATCGGTCCGAACACTTCAGTCCCGCGCCCGGCAGCCGACAAGAACTCGCGAGACAGTCAGTTCGACTCGAGAGGCCGGTAG